Proteins from a genomic interval of Myxococcales bacterium:
- a CDS encoding outer membrane beta-barrel domain-containing protein translates to MKKSLLAFTLASVLPASLLLLTPDVASAQELADRKGPLEGAPAVRQRAELLAQRFEMGAGLGSSLAADFYNALFVNLRLAFHLNDWLAISGTLGHNLTPDFKTGLTDNLEKSLKARMADDRAPSAENALGSMNKMSQVFGLHAEITPITGKLSLFGKWFAAYDVYALAGLGGANFAADKDECAMPAAASCPDVGTKLGGSLGLGMHAFIKDFLAVNLEVKDVVVNTNRAGQDVNADSFVDDKDHELTHNYILGLNLTVFFPTMPKISD, encoded by the coding sequence ATGAAAAAGTCACTGCTCGCCTTCACGCTGGCGTCCGTCCTCCCCGCTTCCCTCCTCCTGCTGACGCCAGACGTGGCTTCAGCTCAAGAGCTTGCCGATCGAAAGGGCCCCCTCGAGGGAGCGCCTGCCGTTCGCCAACGAGCGGAGCTCCTTGCCCAGCGCTTCGAAATGGGCGCTGGTTTGGGAAGCTCTCTCGCTGCGGACTTCTACAACGCCTTGTTCGTGAATCTGCGGCTTGCCTTCCATCTGAACGATTGGCTGGCCATCTCAGGGACGCTCGGCCACAATCTCACGCCCGATTTCAAGACCGGCCTCACCGACAATCTCGAAAAGAGCCTGAAGGCGCGGATGGCCGACGACCGGGCCCCCAGCGCAGAGAACGCCCTGGGCTCGATGAACAAGATGAGCCAGGTGTTCGGGCTTCACGCGGAAATCACCCCCATCACCGGCAAACTCTCTCTGTTTGGTAAGTGGTTCGCTGCTTACGACGTCTATGCCCTGGCGGGCCTGGGCGGCGCGAACTTCGCGGCCGACAAAGACGAATGCGCCATGCCAGCTGCCGCCTCTTGCCCCGACGTGGGGACCAAGCTGGGCGGAAGTCTGGGTCTGGGCATGCATGCCTTCATCAAGGACTTCCTGGCCGTGAACCTGGAGGTCAAGGATGTGGTCGTGAACACGAACCGGGCGGGCCAGGACGTGAACGCCGATAGCTTCGTGGACGACAAAGACCACGAACTCACGCACAACTACATCCTGGGCCTGAACCTCACGGTCTTCTTCCCCACAATGCCCAAGATCTCCGATTAG
- the ftsY gene encoding signal recognition particle-docking protein FtsY yields the protein MPRNELPLDKPRPPTAPEAPAQPKSEKALKQGLARTRSTWVARLGQIFAGKKELDPGIVEEIERVLLTADIGVKTAQRLMDELRTSLSRKELTDNDAVWAFLKARTAEILSVDAPAFEPSRVKPFVLLVIGVNGTGKTTTIGKLAAKLTAEGRKVLLAAGDTFRAAAVEQLEVWGQRTRCPVVKGKEGADPSSVLFEGIKRAQAEGMDVVIADTAGRLHTKTDLMDELQKVGRVLGKAMDGAPHETWLVLDSTSGQNAISQAQIFTQAMKVTGIVLTKLDGTAKGGVILGIADQLKIPVRFIGVGERVEDLRNFDVHEFVDALYDRDECEAPEAGAAS from the coding sequence ATGCCCCGGAACGAGCTGCCGCTCGATAAACCGCGTCCCCCGACCGCCCCTGAAGCCCCGGCCCAGCCCAAGTCGGAAAAGGCCCTCAAACAAGGCCTCGCGCGGACCCGCTCGACCTGGGTGGCCCGGCTCGGACAGATCTTCGCCGGGAAAAAAGAGCTCGACCCCGGCATCGTCGAGGAGATCGAGCGGGTCTTGCTGACGGCAGACATCGGCGTCAAGACCGCACAACGGTTGATGGACGAGCTCCGAACCTCGCTGTCCCGCAAGGAGCTGACGGACAACGACGCGGTGTGGGCGTTCCTCAAGGCCCGAACGGCCGAAATCCTGTCCGTGGATGCACCTGCGTTCGAGCCGTCACGGGTCAAGCCCTTCGTCCTCCTGGTGATCGGGGTGAACGGCACGGGAAAAACCACCACCATTGGCAAACTGGCGGCCAAGCTCACGGCCGAAGGCAGAAAGGTGCTTTTGGCGGCGGGAGACACCTTCAGGGCGGCAGCCGTCGAGCAACTCGAGGTGTGGGGACAAAGAACCAGGTGCCCCGTCGTGAAGGGCAAGGAAGGCGCCGATCCGTCCTCCGTGCTCTTCGAGGGCATCAAGCGCGCCCAAGCCGAAGGCATGGACGTGGTCATCGCCGACACCGCCGGCCGGCTTCACACGAAGACCGACCTCATGGACGAACTGCAAAAGGTCGGACGGGTGCTGGGCAAGGCGATGGACGGCGCGCCCCACGAAACGTGGCTGGTGCTTGATTCCACCAGCGGGCAGAACGCCATTTCGCAGGCCCAGATCTTCACCCAGGCAATGAAGGTCACGGGCATCGTGCTGACGAAGCTGGACGGCACGGCCAAAGGGGGCGTGATCTTGGGCATCGCGGACCAACTCAAGATCCCCGTGCGCTTCATCGGGGTGGGAGAACGCGTGGAAGACTTGAGGAACTTTGACGTACACGAGTTCGTCGACGCTCTATACGATCGCGATGAATGCGAAGCGCCCGAGGCCGGGGCAGCGTCCTGA
- a CDS encoding outer membrane beta-barrel domain-containing protein, with protein MRRHSSGLFFLTAFVWGITFHPAPARAQGAEPAPIESTGGARNDEPDLGADPLGDDPLLDSQPRTQAPAKAEDGQSTRATATDIVVVQRRPFLKSGRLELQPLTGVSVNDTLIRHWAFGGDLNYFLSEVFAVGLQGMYFLKERTEREGLVGLQYNRIATLNKYIWTAALNFTYLPAYGKFTVFNRHLMHWEGFVSGGVGMTQTEIIPRKGGDETFSTNAITANVGVGGRLYVLDWLTLNVALRDFVFNDKFEPTNRGNEPINQVKNNAEDQFVHNLMLYVGVGFYLPPSFDYRTPR; from the coding sequence ATGAGGCGACATTCATCTGGCCTGTTCTTTCTCACGGCCTTCGTTTGGGGCATCACCTTCCACCCCGCCCCCGCACGAGCTCAAGGCGCAGAACCTGCTCCCATCGAGTCTACCGGCGGCGCTCGCAATGACGAGCCCGACCTTGGAGCGGACCCTCTGGGCGACGATCCCTTGCTCGACAGCCAGCCTCGGACCCAGGCACCTGCCAAGGCTGAGGACGGACAGTCCACCCGCGCGACGGCCACGGATATCGTGGTCGTGCAGCGGCGACCGTTCTTGAAGTCGGGTCGGCTCGAGCTGCAGCCTCTCACGGGCGTGTCCGTGAACGACACACTGATTCGGCACTGGGCGTTCGGGGGTGACCTGAACTACTTCCTGAGCGAAGTCTTCGCCGTGGGCCTTCAGGGCATGTATTTCCTCAAGGAGCGGACCGAGCGCGAAGGCCTCGTGGGCCTGCAGTACAACCGCATTGCCACGCTGAACAAGTACATCTGGACGGCGGCATTGAACTTCACGTACCTGCCCGCGTACGGGAAGTTTACTGTCTTCAACCGCCATCTGATGCACTGGGAAGGGTTCGTTTCGGGAGGCGTGGGCATGACCCAAACCGAAATCATCCCACGCAAGGGGGGGGACGAAACGTTCTCGACCAACGCCATCACGGCCAATGTGGGCGTGGGCGGTCGGCTCTACGTCCTCGACTGGCTGACGCTGAACGTGGCGCTGCGAGACTTTGTGTTCAACGACAAGTTCGAGCCCACCAACCGTGGCAATGAGCCGATCAATCAGGTGAAGAACAACGCCGAGGATCAGTTCGTTCACAACCTCATGTTGTACGTAGGGGTCGGCTTCTACCTGCCGCCCTCCTTCGATTACCGTACCCCCCGTTAA
- a CDS encoding sigma 54-interacting transcriptional regulator yields the protein MQANSVGTGPALTADAGEGDASAPLLDGRFQVRGALAAGGQGETLRAWDLREGSPCVIKFAPRLDTGLGREFEVLRRLCHPNIVRVRAFGTAVRIPSPTPGAPLTPYLVLDAIEGQSLADGPAAGISPPRLWELATALTDALGYLHERGVLHGDVTPFNVLVERTTGRVVLVDFGLCGSPKSPGHARPGLASGTPGFAAPEALLGAATARSDLFGLGATLWWCLGRQAPYGEGGEGVARLFARQPPRSLAPAGEPLAQALQDLSRQLIAFAPDERPASARDVSARLARIAQAHGFGAPGPEGLSAPPPFRGDRLAGLFTGRARELDALARVFDDLLAGQCPRTAVIVSGPEGSGRRSLLGEALQRARRAALVQGKPALRVLTPEEVLREAGAGPRLAGAPADQTYAWFRAQVLSASARVAEVAPLVVWVDPAADAVLGGADLSSWRGLLAAQEPGRVLFVGPGPPGAVAEASGEVVLELALSPLRAEDLAALCAEAGLAPGPSEQRRLLERSGGNAALLTHLLRQTGEGTSLAGADEAPPEEILRGSFARLSDEAQAAVLEAWWELPAAGVPTNRLGGPGRDEASRAGWLVQDDFGSWRLPSGLHHSAVWGASQPPPGPRVAALAAKARQEARDVKRAEALRLLGAPSEAREVFFAAAGAQAERGAVAEALWCWERARALPEPWPSEAATGYAEALGAVGRYEDAAAWLEAQPEPALPAGRARRAEVHAALLRRRGTLHAALTRLERTRDALSTPDGADARARLGVQMGRLLIAQGRFSEAWEAVVAPVPDAARGLWLETRALAASYLGRAAEAEEALLAWAHLARERNDTPLAARCAAVEGLHAQLLGQPRRAAEAYLRAYEAHVRTGDVHGGANARLNLAMANAELGFFTVALEAFRDAHAQLLRLGADRDATLAVFNAGLLFARLGDQRAAEAAWNRVHGVAVPGDPAVTAWAEWLSAERALARGAFTDAASAWARASASFAKTGDPHQATLASWRRVDALAQSSRHAEAYEESQKLAVPSAGAEVVALARCRLALADPSSSAALVPEARRLASLADTQSRQGRTPAAFRSAVVAARALLQAGRGAAAHALARQARHSLEELVMNTPPEYQAALDADADARWLATFSTEPSPPSPRGSPGPEVTAQRLAEAQARLRRFVRLSKRLNGELRLPRLLETVLDTVIELTEAERGFLLLRDPQGQLTVRAARNIDQSSLLGESLAFSRSIADQVAASGSPVVTVDAAHDDRFRQALSVSDLQLRSVVAVPLTIKGVVEGTIYVDNRLRQGVFDEEAVNTLLDFAELAALAVGNARLVQELRRRDRLIEGLNRRLTAELAVRKEELSSMRVELNETREDFVLRYEYGNIVGRSVPMMSVLKLLDRVSDTQLPVLIQGESGTGKELVARALAANGSRKDQPFVSENCAAIPETLLESTLFGYVRGAFTGAERDTRGLFAIANGGTLFLDEVGEMSPALQGKLLRVLQEGEYRRVGGQKTETTDVRLVVATNRDLQTLVKEGRFRQDLYFRLAVVRVDLPPLRARGEDVPLLVRHFLSRLQKQAGVRARQISAEALSRLCAYSWPGNIRELENEIARASAFADETIGVSDLSPHVAASALVASAAPSFDVDDLKLKPRVEQLEKGLLRDALDKCGGNQTRAAAALGLSRFGLQKKLKRYGLETA from the coding sequence ATGCAGGCCAACTCCGTTGGCACGGGGCCCGCCCTGACGGCCGATGCCGGAGAGGGCGATGCGTCCGCGCCTTTGCTCGATGGTCGCTTTCAGGTGCGGGGTGCCTTGGCTGCAGGCGGGCAGGGCGAGACCCTCAGGGCATGGGACCTCAGGGAGGGGAGCCCGTGCGTCATCAAGTTTGCACCCCGCCTCGACACGGGGCTCGGACGCGAATTCGAGGTCCTGCGACGCTTGTGCCATCCCAACATCGTCCGCGTCCGCGCGTTCGGTACAGCGGTCCGGATCCCGAGTCCGACCCCCGGCGCTCCGCTGACTCCCTACCTCGTCCTGGACGCCATAGAGGGGCAGTCTCTGGCTGATGGCCCTGCCGCGGGGATCAGCCCCCCGCGTCTGTGGGAACTGGCGACAGCGCTCACCGATGCTCTCGGCTACTTGCACGAACGGGGTGTTCTGCACGGGGACGTCACCCCGTTCAACGTTCTCGTCGAGCGCACGACGGGCCGGGTCGTACTCGTCGATTTCGGGCTCTGCGGGAGCCCCAAGAGCCCCGGGCATGCCCGCCCGGGGCTTGCCTCGGGCACGCCTGGTTTTGCCGCACCCGAGGCGCTCCTGGGGGCGGCGACGGCGCGCTCCGACTTGTTCGGCCTCGGCGCGACGCTGTGGTGGTGCCTCGGGCGACAGGCGCCCTACGGCGAAGGAGGCGAAGGCGTGGCCCGGCTCTTTGCACGCCAGCCGCCCCGGTCCCTCGCACCCGCGGGAGAGCCCCTGGCGCAGGCCCTGCAGGACCTGTCCCGGCAGCTGATCGCGTTTGCGCCCGACGAGCGTCCTGCCAGTGCCCGTGACGTGAGCGCCCGGCTTGCCCGCATCGCTCAGGCGCACGGTTTCGGGGCCCCAGGACCCGAGGGTCTATCGGCGCCCCCTCCGTTTCGAGGTGACCGCCTGGCCGGGCTCTTCACCGGCCGCGCTCGCGAACTGGACGCGCTCGCGCGCGTGTTCGATGACCTGCTCGCCGGGCAGTGTCCCCGGACGGCGGTCATCGTGTCGGGGCCCGAGGGAAGTGGCCGGCGCAGTTTGCTGGGCGAAGCGCTTCAGCGTGCGCGTCGTGCGGCGCTGGTGCAGGGCAAGCCTGCGTTGCGGGTGCTCACCCCCGAGGAGGTGCTGCGAGAGGCCGGCGCGGGCCCGCGGTTGGCTGGCGCCCCTGCCGATCAGACCTACGCGTGGTTTCGGGCCCAGGTGCTCTCGGCGTCCGCGCGCGTGGCCGAGGTCGCCCCCCTCGTCGTCTGGGTGGATCCGGCGGCCGACGCCGTTTTGGGGGGAGCGGATCTTTCTTCGTGGCGTGGCCTGCTCGCCGCCCAAGAGCCAGGGCGTGTCCTCTTTGTTGGCCCGGGGCCGCCCGGTGCGGTGGCCGAGGCCTCCGGGGAAGTCGTTTTGGAGTTGGCATTGTCCCCCCTGCGGGCAGAAGATCTGGCCGCTCTCTGCGCGGAGGCGGGCCTGGCGCCGGGGCCATCAGAGCAGCGCCGTCTCCTCGAACGCTCGGGCGGCAACGCCGCCTTGTTGACGCACCTGCTGCGCCAGACGGGGGAGGGAACGAGCCTCGCCGGCGCGGATGAGGCGCCGCCCGAGGAGATCTTGAGAGGTAGCTTCGCCCGGTTGTCTGACGAGGCCCAGGCGGCGGTGCTCGAGGCCTGGTGGGAGCTCCCCGCGGCGGGCGTGCCCACAAACCGTTTGGGCGGCCCCGGGCGGGACGAGGCTTCGCGCGCCGGGTGGCTGGTGCAGGATGACTTCGGATCGTGGCGCCTACCTTCAGGGCTGCATCATTCCGCTGTGTGGGGAGCCTCGCAGCCTCCGCCGGGTCCGCGCGTGGCCGCCCTCGCGGCAAAGGCCCGGCAGGAGGCGCGAGACGTCAAACGCGCCGAGGCCTTGCGTCTTCTCGGTGCCCCCTCCGAAGCTCGAGAGGTGTTCTTTGCCGCCGCCGGAGCCCAGGCAGAGCGCGGTGCGGTGGCCGAGGCCCTGTGGTGCTGGGAACGGGCCCGCGCGCTGCCGGAGCCCTGGCCCTCCGAAGCGGCGACGGGCTACGCGGAGGCGTTGGGCGCCGTCGGGCGCTACGAGGACGCCGCCGCCTGGCTCGAAGCGCAGCCCGAGCCCGCGTTGCCCGCAGGGCGCGCCCGGCGCGCAGAGGTCCACGCCGCCCTGCTACGGCGGCGGGGCACCCTGCACGCCGCGCTCACCCGCCTCGAACGCACGCGAGATGCGCTTTCGACCCCCGATGGCGCCGACGCCAGGGCCCGGCTGGGCGTGCAGATGGGCCGCCTTCTCATCGCGCAGGGCCGCTTCTCCGAAGCCTGGGAGGCGGTGGTCGCGCCGGTCCCGGACGCGGCCAGAGGGTTATGGCTCGAGACCCGCGCCCTGGCCGCAAGCTATCTCGGGCGCGCCGCGGAGGCCGAAGAGGCTCTACTGGCATGGGCGCATCTGGCCCGGGAGCGCAACGACACCCCGTTGGCCGCTCGGTGTGCAGCGGTGGAGGGGCTGCATGCCCAGTTGCTCGGCCAGCCCCGCCGGGCCGCCGAAGCCTACCTTCGTGCCTACGAAGCTCACGTCCGCACCGGTGACGTTCACGGCGGCGCCAACGCGCGGCTCAACTTGGCGATGGCCAACGCCGAGCTTGGCTTTTTCACCGTCGCGCTCGAGGCCTTTCGCGACGCCCATGCGCAGCTGCTTCGCCTGGGCGCTGACCGGGACGCGACCTTGGCCGTGTTCAACGCCGGTCTGCTCTTCGCCCGCCTCGGCGATCAACGGGCGGCCGAGGCCGCCTGGAACCGCGTGCACGGGGTGGCCGTGCCGGGCGATCCCGCCGTGACCGCCTGGGCCGAATGGCTGAGCGCCGAACGGGCTTTGGCGAGGGGCGCGTTCACAGACGCTGCGAGCGCCTGGGCCCGCGCCTCCGCGTCGTTCGCCAAGACGGGTGATCCCCACCAGGCTACCCTGGCCAGCTGGCGACGCGTCGACGCGCTCGCCCAGTCGTCCCGTCATGCGGAAGCCTACGAGGAAAGCCAGAAGCTCGCGGTTCCGTCCGCCGGTGCCGAAGTGGTGGCGCTGGCCCGCTGTCGGCTGGCGCTGGCGGATCCCTCGTCCTCGGCGGCGCTCGTGCCCGAGGCGCGTCGTCTTGCCTCCCTCGCCGACACGCAGAGCCGCCAGGGGCGCACCCCGGCAGCTTTCCGCAGCGCGGTGGTCGCCGCACGCGCCTTGCTTCAGGCGGGGCGCGGGGCGGCGGCCCACGCGCTTGCGCGGCAGGCCCGACACTCTTTGGAGGAGCTAGTGATGAACACGCCCCCGGAATATCAGGCGGCCCTCGACGCGGACGCGGACGCACGATGGTTGGCCACGTTCTCCACGGAACCCTCGCCGCCCTCGCCACGAGGGTCACCAGGACCCGAAGTGACGGCACAGCGGCTAGCCGAAGCGCAAGCGCGCCTTCGCCGCTTCGTACGCTTGAGCAAACGCCTCAACGGCGAGCTCCGCTTGCCCCGCTTGCTTGAAACCGTGCTCGACACCGTCATCGAACTCACCGAGGCCGAGCGAGGCTTCCTGCTGTTGCGGGACCCGCAGGGCCAGCTTACGGTCCGGGCCGCACGCAACATCGACCAGAGCTCCCTTCTGGGTGAGTCCCTGGCCTTCTCGCGCTCCATCGCCGACCAGGTGGCGGCCAGCGGCAGCCCGGTCGTCACGGTCGACGCGGCTCACGACGACCGCTTCCGGCAAGCGCTTTCGGTGAGTGACCTGCAACTACGCTCCGTTGTGGCCGTTCCCCTCACCATCAAGGGTGTCGTGGAAGGCACCATCTACGTCGATAACCGCCTTCGTCAGGGGGTGTTCGACGAGGAGGCCGTGAACACCCTGCTCGATTTCGCCGAGCTTGCGGCCTTGGCGGTGGGAAACGCCCGATTGGTGCAGGAGCTCCGTCGTCGGGATCGCCTGATCGAGGGGCTCAACCGCCGCCTCACGGCCGAGCTGGCCGTCCGCAAGGAAGAGCTCTCGTCGATGCGTGTCGAGCTCAACGAAACACGCGAGGACTTCGTCTTGCGCTACGAGTACGGGAACATCGTGGGACGGTCGGTGCCCATGATGTCCGTGTTGAAGTTGCTGGACCGGGTGAGCGACACCCAGCTCCCGGTGCTCATTCAGGGCGAAAGCGGCACGGGCAAGGAACTGGTCGCCCGCGCCCTTGCGGCCAACGGTTCGCGAAAGGATCAGCCCTTCGTGAGCGAAAACTGTGCGGCGATCCCGGAGACTCTCCTCGAATCCACGCTCTTTGGCTACGTGCGGGGTGCCTTCACCGGCGCCGAGCGGGATACGCGCGGCCTGTTTGCGATCGCCAACGGGGGCACCTTGTTTCTCGACGAGGTGGGCGAGATGTCGCCCGCTTTGCAGGGCAAGCTGCTTCGGGTCCTGCAAGAAGGGGAGTACCGTCGCGTGGGCGGCCAGAAGACGGAAACCACGGATGTGCGTCTCGTCGTTGCGACCAACCGAGATCTTCAGACCCTCGTGAAGGAGGGCCGCTTTCGCCAGGATCTGTACTTTCGCCTGGCGGTCGTGCGCGTGGACCTGCCCCCTCTGCGCGCGCGCGGCGAGGACGTCCCCCTGTTGGTCCGGCACTTCCTGTCGCGGCTGCAAAAGCAAGCGGGCGTGCGGGCGCGGCAGATCAGCGCCGAGGCGCTGTCGAGGCTCTGTGCCTACTCTTGGCCTGGCAACATTCGCGAGCTCGAGAACGAGATCGCACGGGCCTCGGCGTTTGCCGACGAGACCATCGGTGTGTCAGACCTGTCACCGCACGTGGCTGCATCGGCACTCGTCGCGTCGGCCGCGCCTTCCTTCGACGTCGACGACCTCAAACTCAAGCCTCGGGTCGAACAACTCGAAAAGGGGCTGTTACGAGACGCGCTCGACAAGTGTGGGGGCAACCAGACGCGCGCTGCGGCCGCACTGGGCTTGTCTCGCTTCGGGCTCCAGAAGAAACTCAAGCGCTACGGCCTCGAGACAGCTTGA